In the Dryobates pubescens isolate bDryPub1 chromosome 21, bDryPub1.pri, whole genome shotgun sequence genome, one interval contains:
- the ZNF438 gene encoding zinc finger protein 438, translated as MQNPLTFSADKSPSDIIQSFQKRSQFRTIAPKMVPKLLTSGVVSCLQSSLPEQKPPISAASSKPLVVPAQNYAVMQVAGHEGTFSLLALPYVAPALTQQVQQSSVPPSENLKLPIPRYQSIRSKLLSDKKPAQTSMLGAHNKIPAKASISSQTSHMTTLTEDCPEACSSDSTEQAMLTEHDSSKITVTTSVNKSNCVESGSPFVKKTETANSKSSGPSVVKDSLSKPTSSVNPTKRSLRSAKTASETTRESCIMSEKLKETPTNSANSVAVLSPAVFGSTMQMTPSTPKGKLPILPYSRMKKSVFCKSKQNADVTDVSGPSLRSECDKIPALTRADPDPSEASDRPSAVPSTQDPKQTTGEDNFSPSNKVDADSLKKLNSAASKRRSRRRRAPDDVLAFQTKRRKCIINKFRDGRERVKADLQPPEDKKAEAVKRYRSIRPKPVVVVQAFAPLAPAAIVEAPSPEHLDQDRFLNASLPNKYLNYKHSDAASVKSSDLRSASSAIPKPSHKCHVCNHIFQFKHHLQDHMNTHTNRRPYSCRVCRKAYIHSGSLSTHMKLHHNEGKPRKLVCCEFCAKVFGHAKVYFGHLREVHRVVINTEPSTSEQQLQDALKKRDTNIKETEEVTERGNKCNLEDLFHNPGEVKLQIKCGRCQFIAQSFGEMKFHLLCSHGGEIQGRVKEGSLQGSRGAKGELIKHTTHFWKQRGERRHLAKGSAHEEEFYAFPKLKRQIYFHHQNNANMLPKSELTQSESSEAAKEMQNVALGTPSKKPEMRSRAGYNCILCKHWCARKEDLCHHWQSHHNCEDPSTLWTVFSLLSKQGVIDFSNNSEC; from the exons ATGCAGAATCCTTTAACTTTTTCTGCAG ATAAATCCCCTTCGGATATAATACAGAGTTTTCAGAAGAGAAGTCAGTTTAGGACCATTGCTCCAAAGATGGTACCAAAACTTTTAACATCTGGAGTAGTCTCTTGTCTTCAGTCATCTTTGCCTGAGCAAAAACCACCAATTTCAGCTGCAAGTTCTAAGCCACTGGTGGTACCAGCCCAAAACTACGCTGTCATGCAGGTGGCTGGTCATGAGGGGACTTTTTCTTTGTTGGCCTTGCCATATGTTGCCCCTGCCCTAACGCAGCAAGTCCAGCAGTCAAGTGTGCCCCCTTCTGAAAACCTAAAGCTGCCAATCCCTAGGTACCAATCCATAAGAAGTAAATTGCTGAGTGACAAAAAGCCAGCACAAACCTCTATGTTGGGTGCACATAACAAGATTCCTGCCAAAGCTTCGATCTCATCACAGACTTCCCACATGACTACTTTAACTGAAGACTGTCCTGAAGCTTGTAGTTCAGATTCAACCGAGCAAGCAATGCTAACAGAGCATGACTCATCTAAAATTACAGTTACCACATCAGTAAATAAAAGCAATTGTGTGGAATCTGGGTCTCCTTTTGTGAAGAAAACTGAAACTGCCAACAGTAAGTCTTCTGGACCATCTGTAGTTAAAGACTCTTTATCCAAGCCTACAAGTTCAGTTAATCCCACGAAACGAAGTCTGCGCTCAGCGAAGACAGCATCTGAAACCACAAGAGAGTCATGCATAATGTCTGAGAAACTGAAGGAAACGCCCACGAATTCTGCCAATTCTGTTGCTGTCCTGTCACCAGCAGTTTTTGGCAGTACAATGCAGATGACTCCATCAACACCAAAAGGAAAACTTCCTATTTTGCCCTACTCAAGGATGAAAAAATCAGTGTTCTGTAAATCTAAACAGAATGCTGATGTTACAGATGTGTCCGGTCCTTCGCTGAGATCTGAGTGTGACAAGATACCGGCTTTGACAAGAGCTGATCCTGATCCTAGTGAAGCGTCTGATAGGCCATCAGCTGTACCTTCTACACAAGACCCCAAGCAAACCACTGGAGAAGATAATTTCTCTCCATCCAATAAAGTAGATGCTGACAGTCTTAAAAAATTGAACAGTGCAGCCTCTAAAAGAAGGAGCCGGAGAAGAAGAGCCCCAGATGATGTATTGGCTTTTCAGACCAAGCGAAGGAAATGTATCATTAATAAgttcagggatggaagggagagGGTGAAAGCTGATCTTCAGCCACCTGAAGACAAAAAAGCAGAGGCAGTGAAAAGATACCGCAGCATTAGACCAAAACCAGTGGTGGTTGTGCAGGCCTTTGCCCCACTGGCCCCTGCAGCAATCGTAGAGGCACCGTCTCCTGAGCACTTAGACCAAGATCGCTTTTTAAACGCTTCACTTCCCAATAAGTATTTAAATTACAAACACAGTGATGCTGCATCAGTTAAATCAAGTGATCTAAGAAGTGCCAGTTCAGCCATACCTAAGCCATCCCATAAGTGTCACGTTTGTAACCACATCTTCCAGTTCAAGCACCATCTTCAGGACCACATGAACACGCACACAAACCGACGGCCCTACAGCTGCCGTGTTTGCCGCAAGGCCTACATTCACTCTGGGAGCCTCAGCACCCACATGAAACTTCATCACAACGAGGGAAAACCCAGGAAGCTCGTGTGCTGTGAATTCTGTGCTAAAGTTTTTGGCCATGCAAAGGTATATTTTGGCCACCTCAGAGAAGTGCATAGGGTTGTTATCAACACAGAGCCTTCTACTAgcgagcagcagctgcaagatGCTTTAAAGAAGAGAGACACAAATATAAAAGAGACAGAAGAAGTAACAGAGAG GGGAAATAAGTGCAATTTGGAGGACCTATTCCATAACCCAGGAGAAGTGAAATTGCAGATAAAATGCGGTCGATGCCAGTTCATTGCACAGTCTTTTGGTGAAATGAAGTTTCATTTATTGTGCTCTCATGGAGGAGAGATCCAGGGACGAGTAAAGGAAGGGAGTTTGcaaggaagcagaggagctAAGGGGGAGCTGATCAAACACACAACCCACTTCTGGAAACAGCGTGGTGAGAGGAGGCATTTAGCCAAGGGCAGTGcccatgaggaagaattttatGCTTTCCCAAAACTGAAAAGACAGATATACTTTCACCATCAAAATAATGCCAATATGTTACCTAAAAGTGAACTGACTCAGTCAGAAAGCAGCGAAGCAGCCAAAGAGATGCAAAATGTAGCTTTGGGTACACCAAGCAAAAAGCCAGAGATGCGGTCTAGAGCAGGCTATAACTGCATTCTGTGCAAACACTGGTGTGCAAGAAAAGAGGATCTTTGTCACCACTGGCAGAGTCATCACAACTGTGAAGACCCTTCCACTTTATGGACAGTTTTTAGTTTGTTATCCAAACAAGGAGTTATTGACTTTTCTAACAATAGCGAATGCTGA